The DNA window TGAGGCTGTCAGGAAAGCCCAAGGAGGCCAGTAGGTAAGAAACCTTAGGAGTTTGTGTGCATTTGTTCAAGTGTTGGCTGCTGTTGCTCCCTGGCTCTTGCTACAGGGAGACTACTATTTTAGAGATAGACACTGAGCTAATGATGTCATTGAAacctattttactttattaatacTCCCTGGGATAGTCATCCCAGTACACAGATTTTAATAGCTTATCAGTGGGATCTAGTTGATGTAACTAAGGAAAGAACCTAAAAGTTTATCCTTTGTAACAATTTTAGGTTCTTGGAGAGTAATTTGTTTCTCTTGGCAggtgtatttaatatttacaatagGGATGAATTCAGTGTGGACTAGAGAATTAGAAAACACCTGACCTTGCTGAAACTTGAGTCTgacttctctcctctgtctctcttaacCCCTTTCTTGAATAGTTCAATTTCAATCTGTGGTTGATGAAATCCAGCTGTATTACAGCTCAAGAAATGTGGTTTTCATTCTCTGCTATAACTTCAGTGAACATCGGGAAATGATAGATGTACATTGCCAGATTATCTCACTGTGGGGCTAACTTGGTCTAAAGCTAGATCAAGCTTCAAGTGAGTAAATTTGAATGTCCATCTCTCCTAATTCCATTTCCACTCTGGCCAAATGAGCTTCTACTTTTCCAAAAAGGTACCTGAAAGCTAAATCCAAACTTCCACAGCTACTCCCCTGGAGTCCTATCATTGCCACCTTTGAACAAACACCATCTCCTAGGAGTTGCCACAGCTCAAAAGGTTTGCATAGCTCTGCTGGCTGTTCTAAAATAGAACTGCTCGACATCCGAGGGCAGGAGAGTACAGTGGACTACCAAATTCCTCAGACTGAGATTACTTCATCCTTTTCTTATACACTTCATGAAATTCACTTCTATTTTGAGAGGAAAGTCAACAGCAGGATCTTCCCTTCCTAACTCCACTACCATATTTTCCCCTCAACTTTCAAACCGCATCTTCGGCCTTCACTGAAGATTGTGCTGAATCCTTAAGAATCTTTCTCTGGAGGCTTTTTTCCAGGCCTTTTAAGGGCTCCTTAGCACCTGTAAAATAAACTCTAAACTCCATAACACAGCAAGCAATGCTCTATGCATAATGTGGCcttaattcttcttttctttatttctcacttCTTTCCACAGCTATGTACAATAGTCAGCCAAATTATTCAAGTTAGTATGCCCTGTGGCACCTCCATTCAGCTTCTGCTCTTACATCCTATTGGGTTCCTGCTCTTGCCTACATTTATGCATTGACTGCCTGTGATGTGTGAAGTGCCTAGTACTATGCCTGGAACACAGCTATTAATGAATGGCAGGTGTCATTATCAATGAcactttcttccttctattttttgcATTCAATTAATGCTTATTAATAGTTACTGTACCCTTAACTGTCCACACAaaaggcttttcttcttttttgttttgttttgaactaacattttattttactttattcaagttcttatttaaattccagttaacatacagtgtaatataatTTCAGGcatagagtttagtgattcatcacttacatacaacacccagtgtgcatccctacaagtgccctccttaacccagcacccatctagctcatcccCAGCCTACCTCCATCCactaaccctcagtttgttctttatcattaacagtctgtttcctggtttgcctctctatttttgaataaatatgttcatctgttttgttccttaaattctacatgagtaaaatcatatggtatttgtctttctctgactgacttatttcttgCTTCAATTCTTAAAAGAGGTAATATTAGTCATGCTCCCactaaaacaaatatttgatCCCTGCCTATTGCTTATACTCCAAATCCCTATCAtattttccttgatgatgagGTAACCTAGACAATGAAGTAATAAAAGTCAGTTTTCCCAAGCATGTATTTGGTGACAGTAATCAGAACAGTGgttgttggtgggggggggggggtgggggagtgggggttggagggaggggtgggggggattgaCTAGAAGGAGATAtaagggaactttctggaatgaCAGAATTGTTCTGTATTTTAATTGGGATGTTGGTCattatgaatgtatatatttgcCCAAACTCATCTAATTATGCACTTAAGATCAGTGCATTTTGTTGTCTATAaaatttatcttgattttttttttgaaaaattcagaatctcctctattttttcctctgaaagcAGAGCCAAAAACTCAAATGTCTACATAAGCTTGGCAGGTAAAGGAAATGTGTAGTGGGCTAGGCAGGATACGATAGGGAGGGTTGAGGGCTGCTGACAAGCTGGAGAGACTCTGCTCTTTATCCTGATCACATGGACAAGATGTATAAAAGCAGAATCTGCATTTAATAGGCACCTCAGATGTTTCAGTCATTAGCCAGTTTTCTGATACACTGTGTGCTAGGTCACAGAGCAATTAATAGTTTCCAAAGTGGGGTACATAAAATGATCTATTGAAATGTCGGAAGATAATATGTAgaacttttttcaattttttttcattttcctgttctttttcttcctcttttcactTTAGAACATACAAAGGAACACACAGAAGGGAGTATACCACATTTATCTTGCATATCCTGTGCCACGTCAAGCAACTGAAGCCTGGGGTATGGAACATTTCAGAGAATGCACTGTGTAGACAGACATGACACAGGCATGGGCACTGTTCCATCAGCACGACCAAGCCTCCATGGAGGAGAGCAGCACTGCTACAGCCATAGTAAGTAAGGAACAAACTTTACTGCCCATTTCATTCTGAGGAAAAAGGAGGGAGCACTGTAGAAATCTCATTCTCTCCAGTTCTAAAGTGCAGTCTGAACTGTGTGTGTGCTATATGATcctctgcaaaagaaaaaagaactagtCTGTGTTTGGCTGGGAGGTAGAGGGTGGGCAGTGGCCCTGGAGCAGCTGGGATGGTGGTGCAGTGATGTGTTTGTTAACAGAGAAGCGTGCCAACTTGTTGATTAGCTGACCAGTGTGGTGGACACAGCCACACCTGTAAAGCCAGGGTGACGGCATCTCCTCTGTGTTCTGGCAGGTCAGAAAGCACAGAACCACAACTCTAGATTCCCATGTGCCTAGGCAACTCCTCCAACTGGCCTCAAAGGCCAGCAGGAGTCTCAGAGGACATGGTGCCTGCTCATATGCCCACCTCTGCCCTGCTGGGTGGAGAAGTGGTCAGAAAGGACTGACTTCCTTCCACTCCAATGGAATCAGGAAATCCAGAGACACCCAGAGACAGCACCCTATCTGGtccattaattaaaataaagtttccaTTGCTCTAAATAAGACCTAGTATATGGTTgcttaaataagaataaagtttATTTGTCTCTCAAGTACAAGTCCAAATTTGTATGGTGGCTCTGACCTGCAAAGTTGTCAGTCTCCCAGTCTCTTTCCATCTACTTGCTCCACCATCTCTAGGATGTTGCCCTTGTTTACATGATCCAAAATGCCCATATGTGGTCAATTAAAAAGTGATtactatgagaaaaaaaagaaaaattgctttgAGGACAACCACTAGTCTTCTGGCATATTATGACAACGAAAGTCCAGCCTTAAAGCATGAAACGAAAGGAATCAAAAAGTAGTCTCATACCTAGTGTGtgagaaattaaaaagttttttatatactccagaaaataattttttacatttttatttatttattttgagagaggcagagagagagagaattccaagcaggctgtgcactgtcagcacagagcccaatgcagggcttgaactcacaaactgtgagatcatgacctgaaccaaaaccaagagccagacgcttaactgagccacccaggcatcccagaaaacaatttttaaagcagcCTTTTTAGGTCCAGTGTATAGGATGCCAACAACCTGCAGTTTCTGCATGAGGACATGGAAAAATCCACCCAAGTTTTGTCTGTCCTGAATGATACGGTATACCTCATATGTAAATACGGTGGTACTGATGACAGctgatttttttcaaacaaactgggcaatttttactatatttaagGGAAGTGGAGAGGCAGCAACTACAGAAGATGTGGCCACATTCTGTAGAGTAAACATGTCGCCTACTCAGTTCAATATCTGAGTACCCGTCCATACAAATTCGACACCGGATATAACCAGGTAGTGTGCAACTTAAAGCTTCTTCTTCCAGGGCATTATGGGAGGTCCTGTTGGTCACATACACATCTCTGTTTCTCCTCAGCTCCTCCTTATCACTGCTCACCACACAGTTGCCAGTTTGCCTTTGGAGTGACCTTTTGTTTCCCCTTGGCCTCCTCCTTTCTTCAGTAATCACAACAGAGTCGTGGCAAGTTAGGTCAATCACTGCAGGTTCTAGGGATTCACAGGTGAGGTCAACTATTTCATCACTTTCCCTGAGATCTATCAGCTCTGTTTCTAAGACCATCTCAGGAGTAGGGCCTCCTTCCCCAGCTGTACAGAATTCTTGGGTTTGTCTGGAATTCACCATGCTACTGCTGCACATTCTTGTATTCATTGTGCTTGTTGGATCCACTCTTCAGAGAAATAAGTGATCTGTGCCAAAGTTTACAGTGAATGGTAAAGTCCCCAGCTGTTGGTCAGTCACTCTCCGACTTACATAAGAATTTAGAGCCCAGATTTTCTGGTGTATTTGAACTCTGATTCTGGTTCCAGTCCTGTCTCCACCTCCACAAGTGCTGTGTTCCCACGTGGGTGGGTGGGTTTGTGAGGCTTCTGGGAGCCACTTTTAAGACAACTCAATcttaatttttaactaaaaaaaaaaaagagaaattaagtttTGGTAATATCTAAATAAGATTGATAGTAGTGTAAAATGGATAgatatctaaagaaaaaaatgtgttttcaaaatactttagTAGTTATGCATTTAAACAAGGTTTCAACTTTGTATCTTTCCTTATTCCATGTCCTAATGGGAAGCAGGAGAAGCCCAAGGGGCACTTACATGAAGAGAAGCACAAAAGTGCTGCATACCAAGAAAGGGTCACTATTTCATCCAAGATGCAGTGTCAGAATCTCAAGGAGACACttattttttacaaagtaaaaatgGAGACCAATAAGTTCTTtgcacatttaggtctttctttctttctttctttctttctttctttctttctttctttctttcttttattttttaatgttcacttatttttgagagagacagaatgtgagcaggggaggggcagaaaaagagggagacacagaatccgaagcaggctccaggccctgagctgtcagcacagagactgacatggggctcaaatccacgaactgtaagatcatgacctgagctgaagtcagacgctcaaccgactgagccacccaggcgccccctttctttcggtttttaatgttcatttattttgagagtgagagagaaagagcatggaggaggggcagagagagagggagagagggaatcccaagcaggcgctgccccgtcagcacagagcctgatgtggggttccatctcatgaactctgagatcatgacctgagcccaaaccaagagttggatgcttaactgactgagccacccaggtaccctgcacATTTGGGTTTCTAACAGCAAATAAGAAATGAACCAGTTAGTCCATGCAGAGGTTCATCATGCCCAGTGTTCCCTTTCTGACAGAGACAGCGAGAGGAGTTTTCTTGAAGCATTTCATCCCAGATTCTGTTTTAGGGAAGAAGGGATAGAGTTCAAGCATTTGCATAGGGAGACTTGGTTTGAGTCTAGGCTCTGTGACACTGGGCACACAACGTAGACAGTTAAAGTTCTCAAAACCTCAGCATGTAAAtcctttctaaaaattattttgtaatttaaaagtaATGCATCCTCAgccatcattaggaaaatgcaa is part of the Neofelis nebulosa isolate mNeoNeb1 chromosome 7, mNeoNeb1.pri, whole genome shotgun sequence genome and encodes:
- the LOC131516639 gene encoding E3 ubiquitin-protein ligase RNF4-like codes for the protein MNTRMCSSSMVNSRQTQEFCTAGEGGPTPEMVLETELIDLRESDEIVDLTCESLEPAVIDLTCHDSVVITEERRRPRGNKRSLQRQTGNCVVSSDKEELRRNRDVYVTNRTSHNALEEEALSCTLPGYIRCRICMDGYSDIELSRRHVYSTECGHIFCSCCLSTSLKYSKNCPVCLKKISCHQYHRIYI